Proteins encoded within one genomic window of Polyangiaceae bacterium:
- a CDS encoding serine/threonine protein kinase, whose translation MVDDSNEPVTLYDVEMEDLDADDLVGLSLRDTYTLTRLLGEGGMARVYEARHTRIPAKRYAIKVLRIDMTAHGEIAARFEREAHAIASVVHPNIVDVIDIGLTPSRRPYIVTEYLDGTDLAGLLREVGTLPPPLATHIARQVCRGISAAHACGVIHRDLKPENVFLTGDRKAPRAKVLDFGLARMVETRDITLTRSGIVMGTPAYMSPEQARAERADERSDVYGIGALLYVMLTGKQPYSEATPQATVLAVMAGEPPRPRSLVSSIPQRLEGIVQRAMARDPAERFATALELEAELTAYDVDTHAAELRMSAPPPSLSGATQASEHDRTRLVAVAALGAGLLFLWLAMAASTGLRMYVLHRTPTELELLLVALTILGTVATPALLLLRHFRRRIWNNSARIAELLMRTRAVVYSAIVAYGLSALAVRAHDFWRLPRAATGGAAWDVLLCGVAVLVGAAAALRGVVLGKRPGRLRRFVAGPVIGVATLTAAVFIVRAGFIATPAASLAPATAPPPPALSTAPPPNTPPTPSSPPSASAVLEAPDAAPEPERATIAELEAAKQSGLSGWRRLVQRYPADPHVLLPLALAYGEKPDSYADAVGTLKKLFAVDRVTAKDEKVRTLLVKLAFSDGQTEQALALMAEDMGAAGPDLLYDLYVTAPAVRGRARELLQRADVREHATPALLVAFDVRSAASCEARLAELPRAEKDGDERTIAVLTMLSSNTKKGCGWKKRRPCPPPCAKQAAAFRDAAAQIRSRLEK comes from the coding sequence GTGGTCGACGATTCGAACGAGCCGGTGACGCTGTACGACGTCGAGATGGAAGATCTCGACGCCGACGATCTCGTCGGCCTCTCCCTGCGGGACACCTACACGCTGACCCGTCTGCTGGGCGAGGGCGGCATGGCGCGGGTGTACGAAGCTCGCCATACCCGCATCCCCGCCAAGCGCTACGCGATCAAGGTGCTGCGCATCGACATGACGGCCCACGGGGAGATCGCAGCGCGGTTCGAGCGCGAAGCGCACGCCATCGCCAGCGTGGTCCACCCGAACATCGTCGACGTCATCGACATCGGGCTCACGCCCAGCCGCCGGCCGTACATCGTGACGGAATATCTGGATGGTACCGATCTGGCGGGCCTGTTGCGGGAGGTCGGGACCTTGCCGCCGCCGCTCGCTACCCACATCGCGCGTCAGGTGTGTCGAGGCATTTCCGCGGCGCACGCCTGCGGCGTGATCCACCGCGACCTCAAGCCGGAGAACGTGTTCCTCACCGGTGATCGCAAGGCGCCCCGCGCCAAGGTGTTGGATTTCGGGCTGGCACGCATGGTCGAGACTCGCGACATCACCCTCACGCGCAGCGGCATCGTGATGGGGACGCCGGCCTACATGTCCCCGGAGCAAGCCCGCGCGGAGCGCGCGGACGAAAGGAGCGACGTCTACGGCATCGGCGCGCTCCTGTACGTCATGCTGACCGGCAAGCAGCCGTATTCCGAAGCCACTCCCCAGGCCACCGTCCTGGCGGTGATGGCCGGAGAGCCTCCCCGGCCGCGGTCTCTCGTGTCGTCCATTCCGCAGCGCTTGGAGGGCATCGTGCAGCGCGCCATGGCGCGGGATCCCGCGGAGCGCTTCGCCACCGCACTGGAGTTGGAAGCCGAGCTCACGGCCTACGATGTCGACACCCACGCCGCCGAGCTGCGCATGTCGGCGCCCCCACCCTCGCTCAGCGGAGCCACGCAGGCCAGCGAGCACGACCGCACGCGCTTGGTGGCCGTGGCGGCGTTGGGCGCCGGGCTGCTCTTCTTGTGGCTCGCGATGGCCGCGAGCACCGGGCTCCGGATGTACGTGCTGCACCGTACGCCAACTGAACTGGAGCTGTTGCTCGTCGCGCTCACCATCCTCGGCACCGTCGCGACCCCCGCGTTGCTCTTGTTGCGCCACTTCCGCCGCCGGATCTGGAACAACAGCGCGCGGATTGCCGAGCTGTTGATGAGAACCCGCGCGGTCGTCTACTCGGCGATCGTGGCGTACGGCCTCTCCGCGCTCGCCGTCCGCGCTCACGATTTCTGGCGCCTGCCTCGCGCCGCGACCGGCGGCGCGGCCTGGGACGTGCTCCTGTGCGGGGTGGCAGTTCTCGTTGGCGCTGCTGCCGCGCTGCGGGGCGTGGTGCTGGGCAAGCGACCTGGACGGTTACGGCGTTTCGTCGCCGGTCCGGTCATCGGCGTCGCCACCTTGACGGCGGCGGTCTTCATCGTGCGGGCCGGCTTCATCGCCACGCCCGCGGCCAGCTTGGCGCCAGCGACGGCGCCGCCTCCACCAGCGCTCAGCACGGCGCCCCCACCAAACACGCCCCCGACGCCCAGCTCACCGCCGAGTGCGAGCGCGGTGCTCGAAGCGCCGGACGCCGCACCGGAGCCCGAGCGCGCGACCATCGCAGAGCTGGAGGCCGCCAAGCAGAGCGGCTTGTCCGGCTGGCGGCGGCTCGTCCAGCGCTACCCCGCCGACCCCCACGTACTGCTGCCGCTGGCGCTGGCCTACGGCGAGAAGCCCGACAGCTACGCGGACGCCGTTGGCACTTTGAAAAAGCTGTTCGCCGTGGACCGCGTGACGGCAAAAGACGAGAAGGTCCGCACCTTGCTCGTCAAGCTCGCCTTCAGCGATGGGCAAACGGAGCAAGCCCTCGCGTTGATGGCAGAGGACATGGGCGCCGCGGGGCCCGACCTGCTCTACGATCTCTACGTGACCGCTCCGGCGGTGCGCGGGCGTGCGCGCGAGCTCCTGCAGCGAGCGGACGTTCGCGAGCACGCGACCCCCGCGCTGCTCGTCGCCTTCGACGTTCGCTCGGCAGCGAGCTGCGAGGCCCGGCTCGCCGAGCTGCCGCGTGCCGAAAAGGATGGCGACGAGCGCACCATTGCCGTCCTCACCATGCTGAGCTCCAACACGAAGAAGGGTTGCGGCTGGAAGAAGCGCCGTCCTTGCCCGCCGCCCTGCGCAAAGCAGGCTGCGGCCTTTCGCGACGCCGCCGCCCAGATCCGATCGCGCCTCGAGAAGTGA
- a CDS encoding FIST C-terminal domain-containing protein: MYTLCGSGASTASDTRKAVAEALEQALAKFGGRTPSLGFLFVAPERGVAGALSVARERLRGIDFVGCSTAGEITERGLSHGGVACLLVGWGKARHELSIVRKMDAPAKDIAQEICDAFDASAEGHRVSGRGVSTCLILGDGLSPNFEKLVVEIRRKVPEEQLFVGAGAADEGHLARTVVGANGLEFSGGVVALHVYSQDRWGAGVEHGLEVVSPRMTITKAAGNVVMEIDGKPALSVYKKFARERGVELKPEDVPRFLMEHELGVLLFEQVVRVRAPIRVEPNGALFFAGEVPEGSNVCVVRGEPDAMTEGARVAARTAREELGASEAAGVLVFSCICRGTTFGSRYDEEIAAIRQVFPEAPIAGFLSYGEVARSPGKLDGYHNNTVVVVAIPRGA; the protein is encoded by the coding sequence ATGTACACGCTCTGCGGAAGCGGTGCCTCGACCGCATCGGATACGAGGAAGGCGGTTGCGGAGGCGCTGGAGCAGGCGCTGGCCAAGTTCGGCGGTCGCACGCCGTCCCTCGGCTTCCTGTTCGTAGCGCCGGAGCGCGGCGTCGCCGGGGCCCTGTCCGTCGCACGAGAACGCTTGCGCGGGATCGACTTCGTCGGTTGCAGCACTGCGGGTGAGATCACCGAACGCGGCTTGTCCCACGGTGGCGTGGCCTGTCTGCTCGTCGGTTGGGGCAAGGCGCGGCATGAGTTGTCGATCGTCCGTAAGATGGACGCTCCCGCGAAGGACATCGCGCAGGAGATCTGCGATGCCTTCGATGCCAGTGCGGAGGGACATCGCGTGTCCGGGCGGGGCGTGTCCACCTGCCTGATCTTGGGGGATGGTCTCTCCCCCAACTTCGAGAAGCTCGTCGTCGAGATCCGCCGCAAGGTCCCTGAAGAGCAGCTGTTCGTCGGCGCCGGTGCTGCGGATGAAGGGCATCTGGCGCGCACCGTAGTGGGGGCCAACGGCCTGGAATTCAGCGGTGGCGTCGTGGCGCTCCACGTCTACTCCCAAGATCGTTGGGGTGCGGGGGTGGAGCACGGTCTCGAGGTGGTGTCGCCGCGTATGACCATCACCAAGGCCGCCGGCAACGTGGTGATGGAAATCGACGGAAAGCCGGCCCTCTCCGTGTACAAGAAGTTCGCGCGGGAGCGCGGCGTCGAGCTCAAGCCGGAAGACGTGCCGCGCTTTTTGATGGAGCACGAGCTCGGCGTGCTGCTCTTCGAGCAGGTAGTGCGCGTGCGCGCGCCCATTCGCGTGGAGCCGAACGGTGCGTTGTTCTTCGCTGGCGAGGTCCCCGAGGGCTCCAACGTGTGCGTCGTCCGCGGAGAGCCGGACGCCATGACGGAAGGCGCGCGCGTCGCCGCACGGACGGCAAGAGAAGAGCTGGGAGCGTCCGAAGCCGCCGGCGTCTTGGTGTTCAGCTGCATCTGTCGAGGCACGACCTTCGGTAGTCGCTACGACGAAGAGATCGCGGCCATTCGCCAGGTCTTCCCGGAAGCGCCCATCGCCGGGTTCTTGAGCTACGGCGAGGTCGCACGCAGCCCGGGCAAGCTCGATGGCTACCACAACAATACTGTCGTGGTGGTCGCCATCCCACGCGGCGCGTGA
- a CDS encoding PQQ-binding-like beta-propeller repeat protein, with amino-acid sequence MRRAVFLVSLAILGCGPAPAPRSAPPPEPPPPTPTPQVIATGEPNTVEVPPAVAEEEDPGTVAAVEVTQNTGWLTFHGDNTRTGTVSAPAITNPRIAWSAEVGIQGYLNGPVAIGGQLVIVPSSGKAHNQPDPKDGVVALDQKTGKRLWFTHFDQDANGVAVTQSRVFATSDDGNTYALDLRTGKVVWKQAGKGKVYSYPLLVGDSVIVGDAGGYLYALAQADGKERWKTQLTGAIRGGASADERFIYAASQGGEVVALTHDGKEAWRQTVMRPPWGGKGRPLPTEIYAPPIVAQDLLILPFSRDTYYKDVPGFVALAKKNGRERWRAKGPGDWGNVRTTPALVAGMLVYAEPYSGDIVGITVSTGRMVYRHTVGPCYFPQWSSPAAAGDVVYVPRFGGSVYAVRAASGKKLWDLYLGDKKSAGRAQRAAGSGCEWDVPSGFPLYSPAAVAEDGTLFVGSGEGWLYAIRGS; translated from the coding sequence ATGAGACGCGCCGTATTTCTCGTGTCGCTGGCCATTCTTGGTTGTGGACCCGCACCGGCTCCGCGGTCGGCTCCGCCGCCCGAACCACCACCGCCCACACCGACGCCTCAGGTCATCGCCACCGGCGAGCCCAACACCGTGGAGGTGCCCCCGGCGGTGGCGGAGGAAGAGGATCCCGGCACCGTCGCCGCGGTGGAGGTCACCCAGAACACGGGCTGGCTCACCTTCCACGGCGACAACACACGCACGGGGACCGTATCCGCGCCGGCGATCACCAACCCCCGGATCGCGTGGTCTGCGGAGGTCGGCATCCAAGGCTACCTGAATGGCCCGGTCGCCATCGGCGGCCAGCTGGTCATCGTCCCGAGCTCCGGCAAGGCACACAACCAACCGGACCCCAAAGACGGCGTGGTGGCGCTGGATCAGAAGACCGGCAAGCGCCTCTGGTTCACGCATTTCGATCAGGACGCCAACGGCGTGGCCGTGACTCAGAGTCGCGTGTTCGCCACCAGCGACGACGGCAACACCTACGCCCTCGACCTGCGCACCGGCAAGGTGGTGTGGAAGCAGGCCGGCAAGGGCAAGGTGTACAGCTACCCACTGCTGGTGGGCGACAGCGTGATCGTCGGCGACGCGGGGGGCTACCTCTACGCTCTGGCCCAGGCCGACGGCAAGGAGCGGTGGAAGACGCAGCTCACGGGTGCCATCCGCGGTGGAGCTTCGGCGGACGAGCGTTTCATCTACGCGGCGTCTCAAGGCGGCGAGGTGGTGGCCCTGACCCACGACGGCAAGGAGGCGTGGCGCCAAACCGTGATGCGCCCCCCCTGGGGCGGCAAAGGTCGCCCGCTGCCGACCGAGATCTACGCTCCGCCGATCGTGGCGCAAGATCTCCTGATCCTGCCGTTCTCTCGCGACACTTACTACAAGGACGTCCCGGGTTTCGTCGCCCTGGCCAAGAAGAACGGCCGGGAACGCTGGCGGGCGAAAGGTCCCGGGGACTGGGGCAACGTACGCACCACGCCGGCGTTGGTGGCTGGCATGTTGGTGTACGCCGAGCCCTACTCCGGCGACATCGTGGGCATCACGGTGTCGACCGGGCGCATGGTGTATCGACACACCGTCGGTCCCTGCTACTTCCCCCAGTGGTCCTCGCCCGCTGCTGCCGGCGACGTGGTGTACGTACCGCGCTTCGGCGGCAGCGTGTATGCGGTGCGTGCGGCCAGCGGCAAGAAGCTCTGGGATCTCTATCTCGGCGACAAGAAGTCCGCCGGTCGAGCACAGCGCGCCGCAGGGTCGGGATGCGAGTGGGACGTCCCCAGCGGCTTCCCCCTGTACTCGCCAGCCGCCGTGGCCGAAGACGGCACGCTATTCGTTGGCTCGGGGGAGGGCTGGCTGTATGCCATTCGGGGGAGCTGA
- a CDS encoding AarF/ABC1/UbiB kinase family protein, which yields MIRSLRALLMFWTIFASYGVQWLLAHVFGQKRLAARMERVHVKNARRLAQGFTRLRGVFIKVGQVLSVIGTFLPAAYGKALESLQDKVPPRPFSEIEGRLTEALGDDPLSHFETFHREPLAAASLAQVHRATTRDGEPVAVKVLYPGIETLIRRDLAVIRSIVPVVRRLFPISRMERVLDQLEAMLSRETDYENERRNIERMREVFADKENVVVPRVVGELTAAGVLTLTFEEGVKISDVEALEREGIDREAVARLLVECYVNMLLEHRVFHADPHPGNFLVRPGPTLVILDYGAVEEVTDALAEGMKMVVLGAITRDDEQILSGLERMGFVAADGDRDLLAKVGREYLKVLASVNITNFAQLDRDTIEKLSGYEQIRGQLRDIMRSVEYPEGYFYVERTLVLLFGLVGTLAPKAGLPGLVLPYASQAFARGLSTASPSPPPS from the coding sequence GTGATTCGATCGCTGCGCGCCCTGCTCATGTTCTGGACGATCTTCGCGTCGTACGGGGTGCAGTGGCTGCTCGCCCACGTGTTCGGGCAGAAGCGTCTCGCCGCGCGGATGGAGCGCGTGCACGTCAAGAACGCGCGCCGCTTGGCGCAGGGCTTCACGCGGCTCCGCGGTGTGTTCATCAAGGTCGGTCAAGTGCTGAGCGTGATCGGCACGTTCCTCCCGGCGGCCTACGGCAAGGCTCTCGAATCGCTGCAGGACAAGGTTCCCCCGCGGCCATTTTCGGAGATCGAAGGGCGTCTCACCGAGGCCCTCGGGGACGATCCCCTGTCGCACTTCGAAACGTTTCATCGCGAGCCGCTGGCCGCCGCGTCCTTGGCGCAGGTGCATCGCGCAACCACCCGCGACGGCGAGCCCGTCGCCGTGAAGGTGCTGTACCCCGGAATCGAAACGCTGATCCGTCGCGACCTGGCAGTGATCCGCTCGATCGTTCCCGTCGTGCGCCGCCTGTTCCCGATCTCCCGCATGGAGCGCGTGCTCGACCAGCTCGAAGCCATGCTCTCGCGAGAGACGGACTACGAGAACGAGCGCAGGAACATCGAACGCATGCGCGAGGTGTTCGCGGACAAGGAAAACGTGGTGGTGCCCCGCGTGGTCGGCGAGCTCACCGCTGCCGGCGTGCTCACTCTCACCTTCGAAGAGGGCGTGAAGATATCCGACGTGGAAGCGCTCGAGCGCGAAGGTATCGACCGGGAGGCCGTCGCCCGACTGCTGGTGGAGTGCTACGTGAACATGCTGCTGGAGCACCGCGTGTTCCACGCGGATCCCCACCCCGGGAACTTCCTGGTGCGGCCGGGCCCCACGCTGGTGATCTTGGACTACGGCGCCGTGGAAGAAGTGACCGACGCGCTGGCGGAAGGCATGAAGATGGTCGTGCTCGGCGCCATCACGCGGGACGACGAGCAGATTCTGTCGGGGCTCGAGCGCATGGGCTTCGTGGCCGCCGACGGCGATCGGGACCTCTTGGCCAAGGTGGGGCGCGAGTACCTCAAGGTGCTGGCCAGCGTGAACATCACCAACTTCGCGCAGCTGGATCGCGACACCATCGAGAAGCTCTCCGGCTACGAGCAAATCCGCGGGCAGCTTCGGGACATCATGCGCAGCGTGGAGTATCCGGAGGGGTACTTCTACGTGGAGCGCACTTTGGTGCTGCTCTTCGGTCTGGTGGGTACCTTGGCGCCCAAGGCAGGATTGCCGGGATTGGTGTTGCCGTACGCGTCGCAGGCCTTTGCGCGGGGTCTGTCCACCGCGAGCCCGAGCCCGCCACCGTCATGA
- a CDS encoding Ig-like domain-containing protein: MNMKKLPLASLLALGALSSACSVGDSTRGDLGRVDFSYGASCFFGCGTDQPVLSESSERIDVTGPGNAEGVSAISLDPAIAEIAVRRSCGCEKQISDSEAEGTTLPASGVCPEGFDEVCDNAFDLTTHAAGNVKIELRDAAGDLVDSTTLHVRSADRLELTQLQEGTADETPVSALEVPLGESVELRATAYASDEKLLGADGFAWKSAEPSIAAVHSGSPVASVTAKAAGSTTITVVAGETSIELPIVVK, encoded by the coding sequence ATGAACATGAAGAAACTGCCTTTGGCTTCGCTCTTGGCTCTCGGTGCGCTGAGCTCGGCTTGTTCCGTGGGGGACTCCACCCGCGGGGATCTCGGACGCGTGGACTTCAGCTACGGCGCGTCGTGCTTCTTCGGATGCGGGACGGATCAGCCCGTGCTCAGTGAGTCGAGCGAGCGCATCGACGTCACCGGTCCCGGCAATGCCGAGGGCGTGTCGGCCATCTCCCTCGATCCCGCAATCGCGGAGATCGCCGTCCGTCGCAGCTGCGGGTGCGAAAAGCAGATCAGCGACTCCGAGGCGGAGGGCACCACGCTGCCCGCGAGCGGCGTGTGTCCGGAGGGCTTCGACGAGGTGTGCGACAACGCCTTCGATCTCACGACGCACGCTGCGGGGAACGTGAAGATCGAGCTGCGCGACGCAGCCGGGGATCTCGTCGATTCCACGACGCTGCACGTGCGTAGCGCGGATCGCCTGGAGCTGACTCAGCTGCAAGAAGGGACGGCCGACGAGACGCCGGTTTCCGCCCTCGAGGTGCCCCTCGGCGAGAGCGTCGAGCTCCGCGCGACGGCGTACGCCAGTGACGAGAAGCTCCTGGGTGCCGATGGCTTCGCGTGGAAGAGCGCAGAGCCGAGCATCGCCGCGGTGCACAGCGGCTCGCCCGTCGCTTCCGTGACGGCCAAGGCCGCCGGTTCCACGACGATCACCGTCGTGGCGGGCGAGACGAGCATCGAGCTGCCCATCGTGGTGAAGTGA
- a CDS encoding damage-inducible protein DinB gives MTMSVEWLGALARYNRWMNEKLYGAAATLSDEARKRDAGAFFKSIHGTFNHILLADRVWLARFTNVPVPDGDFGPGGIRSLDQELYSDFEELRRERAVTDDALSVWIAELTSEQLSGALVYMRRGRQEQFPLWWAVSHVFNHQTHHRGQITTLLVQQGCDPGVTDLVAMLRDEASRTTKKLKLTP, from the coding sequence ATGACGATGAGCGTGGAATGGCTGGGCGCCCTCGCCCGCTACAACCGGTGGATGAACGAAAAGCTGTATGGCGCCGCCGCCACGCTCAGCGACGAAGCGCGCAAGCGCGATGCTGGCGCGTTCTTCAAGTCCATACACGGCACGTTCAACCACATCTTGCTCGCCGACAGGGTTTGGCTCGCACGCTTCACGAACGTCCCCGTCCCGGACGGAGACTTCGGACCTGGGGGCATTCGCTCCCTCGATCAGGAGCTCTATTCCGACTTCGAAGAGCTCCGAAGGGAGCGTGCCGTCACCGACGACGCACTATCGGTCTGGATCGCCGAGCTCACGTCCGAGCAACTCTCGGGCGCCCTGGTGTACATGCGCCGCGGTCGACAGGAGCAGTTTCCGCTGTGGTGGGCGGTCTCCCACGTCTTCAACCATCAGACCCATCACCGCGGTCAGATCACGACGCTGCTCGTGCAGCAGGGATGCGACCCTGGGGTCACGGACCTGGTCGCCATGCTGCGTGACGAAGCCAGCCGTACGACGAAGAAGCTAAAACTGACGCCGTGA
- a CDS encoding DUF4215 domain-containing protein codes for MKKSLAFWVLLGLAPVACGRAGLEDDLYGTGGTGTGATGSGATGGGATGGTGGIGGIGGAPGGSGGIGGGPGGSGGMGGTGGQSSCCIPSQTPGCVDPNVSSCVCATDSFCCEQSWDNLCVDEVTSLGCGNCGTGGSGGFGGGPGGSGGIGGFGGGPGGSGGIGGFGGGPGGSGGIGGFGGGPGGSGGIGGFGGSGGTGGGPAGDCCVPTQAPSCLDPQIAQCVCATDGFCCQVSWDSLCVSEVDSLGCGSCGGTGGTGGMGGSGGTGGAPGFCGDGIPQPGEQCDLGPGNEDRPAFQAQRGNLVFAVTPLDMAATVQSFYAYSSASSHTGFEALGASRAMLQRNVNTGQLSLVMVHGIDQNSSGQNQPPSAVKCQMSGLPSSTFVTVADDTLSEFNKNSATTAIGSWQFQSNSDGGAISSLPVPGNWTVTVDMGFGSGISSFAFVNGNKAIVGLGSVASPAPLVIRAFNTPSKCRTSCTIPKCGDGILDGGEVCDDGNNVSGDGCSANCKSLN; via the coding sequence GTGAAGAAGAGCTTAGCGTTCTGGGTGCTTTTGGGTCTGGCTCCGGTCGCGTGCGGACGCGCGGGACTGGAGGACGATCTCTACGGAACCGGAGGCACCGGAACGGGCGCTACCGGAAGCGGCGCCACCGGGGGCGGAGCGACCGGAGGCACGGGCGGCATCGGTGGCATCGGCGGTGCGCCCGGCGGTAGCGGCGGCATCGGTGGCGGACCGGGCGGCAGTGGTGGCATGGGCGGCACGGGGGGTCAGAGCAGCTGCTGCATTCCCTCGCAGACGCCGGGCTGTGTCGATCCCAACGTCTCCTCCTGCGTGTGCGCGACGGACAGCTTCTGTTGCGAGCAGAGCTGGGACAACTTGTGCGTCGACGAGGTCACCAGCCTCGGCTGCGGCAACTGCGGCACCGGCGGCAGCGGTGGCTTCGGTGGAGGTCCTGGCGGCAGCGGCGGTATTGGCGGCTTCGGCGGAGGCCCTGGCGGCAGCGGCGGCATTGGCGGCTTCGGCGGAGGTCCCGGTGGCAGCGGTGGCATCGGCGGCTTCGGTGGAGGTCCCGGTGGCAGCGGTGGCATTGGCGGTTTCGGCGGCAGCGGTGGCACCGGCGGTGGGCCGGCCGGCGACTGCTGCGTCCCCACGCAAGCGCCCTCCTGCCTCGATCCGCAGATCGCCCAGTGCGTGTGCGCGACCGACGGCTTCTGCTGTCAGGTGTCGTGGGACTCGTTGTGCGTGAGCGAGGTCGATAGCCTCGGCTGCGGCAGCTGCGGCGGCACTGGCGGAACCGGTGGCATGGGTGGCAGCGGCGGCACCGGTGGCGCGCCCGGCTTCTGCGGCGACGGCATTCCCCAGCCCGGTGAGCAATGCGACCTCGGCCCCGGCAACGAAGATCGGCCGGCATTCCAGGCGCAGCGCGGCAACCTGGTGTTCGCCGTCACCCCGCTGGACATGGCGGCCACGGTGCAGAGCTTCTACGCCTACAGCTCCGCCAGCAGCCACACCGGCTTCGAGGCCTTGGGCGCCAGCCGCGCAATGCTCCAACGCAACGTGAACACCGGCCAGCTCAGTCTTGTGATGGTGCACGGCATCGATCAGAACAGCTCCGGTCAGAACCAGCCGCCCTCCGCGGTGAAGTGCCAGATGAGCGGACTTCCCTCGTCCACCTTCGTGACCGTCGCCGACGACACGCTCTCGGAGTTCAACAAGAACAGCGCCACTACCGCCATCGGTTCGTGGCAGTTCCAGTCCAACTCCGACGGCGGCGCCATCAGCTCCTTGCCAGTGCCCGGCAACTGGACGGTGACCGTGGACATGGGCTTCGGCTCCGGCATCAGCAGCTTCGCCTTCGTGAACGGCAACAAGGCCATCGTTGGCCTGGGCAGCGTCGCTTCACCCGCGCCGCTGGTGATTCGCGCGTTCAACACGCCGTCCAAGTGCCGCACCAGCTGCACCATCCCCAAGTGCGGAGACGGCATTCTGGATGGCGGCGAGGTGTGCGACGACGGAAACAACGTTTCCGGCGATGGCTGCTCTGCCAACTGCAAATCCTTGAACTGA
- a CDS encoding HD domain-containing protein, with product MPERSTAPQGDKNRAMNALERAAECAERGVTARPVTLVDPADMELLSPADMRPWLDRVMMGDHPDEGLDALLTTGVLDVLLPEVKALVGFGDGEWRHKDVWKHTKQVVLQAVPRIEVRWGALFHDIGKVRTRTISPTGEVHFFGHAEVGARMFDKLNRRKKLFTADETLLREIRFLVLHHLRASQYDGSWTDSAVRRFAREMGPYLEDLLCLSRADITTKRPEKKRRGIAMIDELAVRITELAQEDAKVPPLPTGLGNALMATFGIPPSKKLGDIKRALEAAVEAGEIQPEQDSGYYVQYLAENKERFGID from the coding sequence ATGCCTGAACGCTCCACCGCCCCTCAGGGGGACAAGAACCGTGCGATGAACGCCCTCGAGCGCGCAGCGGAGTGCGCCGAGCGCGGCGTCACGGCTCGGCCCGTCACGTTGGTGGATCCCGCGGACATGGAGCTGCTCAGCCCCGCGGACATGCGTCCCTGGCTCGACCGCGTGATGATGGGAGATCACCCGGACGAAGGGCTCGACGCGCTGCTCACCACCGGCGTGCTGGACGTGTTGTTGCCGGAAGTGAAGGCCCTGGTCGGCTTCGGAGATGGCGAGTGGCGCCACAAGGACGTGTGGAAGCACACCAAGCAGGTGGTGCTCCAGGCGGTGCCTCGCATCGAGGTGCGTTGGGGCGCGCTATTTCATGACATCGGCAAAGTGCGGACCCGCACCATCTCGCCCACCGGTGAGGTGCACTTCTTCGGTCACGCCGAGGTGGGCGCCCGCATGTTCGACAAGCTGAACCGGCGCAAGAAGTTGTTCACCGCCGACGAGACGCTGCTCAGGGAAATCCGATTCCTGGTGCTGCACCACCTGCGGGCCAGCCAGTACGACGGCAGCTGGACGGACAGCGCCGTGCGGCGCTTTGCCCGGGAAATGGGACCCTACCTGGAAGATCTGCTGTGCCTTTCTCGCGCGGACATCACCACCAAGCGACCCGAGAAGAAGCGCCGTGGCATCGCCATGATCGACGAGCTGGCGGTGCGCATCACGGAGCTGGCGCAGGAAGACGCCAAGGTCCCTCCGCTCCCCACCGGGCTCGGCAACGCGCTCATGGCCACCTTCGGCATTCCCCCGTCCAAGAAGCTGGGGGACATCAAGCGCGCGCTGGAGGCGGCGGTGGAGGCGGGGGAGATCCAGCCAGAACAGGACAGCGGCTACTACGTTCAGTACTTGGCGGAGAACAAGGAACGCTTCGGCATCGACTGA